One Paenibacillus riograndensis SBR5 DNA segment encodes these proteins:
- a CDS encoding sensor histidine kinase has protein sequence MLERVSRRLANKLILLFTIIIILVVASLTFISYGMLRKESVNNSISSTRSNLLLVGRNLESYLDGIGQLSLPQISYDEFNYAILHESEDYASKMYVEDYLKNLYFSRSDLEAIYLYVIKEHKYYYVTKENYNITVRVVEHPPIENLPWYKRALASPFNRSYQSFVKERTPEESQGDYPINSEKSFMGYHRLLRSIVTREPQAVLSLYFNSSVTDEIMKDIPFSDGEHLMYISPDNEPFVVDDREFYLQSEQAGLLEQLTPAQGGRLTWSDTEQKYLVMYDISQKEGWKLVKPIPYKQIYEAATTTRKLSYSIGLLFLIVSVVLVSFTSNRITNPLKNLSLQMKRFSTGSFDAEAAVDGNDEIAYLSRHFNKMVEKTNELINERYKMKIVEKNAVLKALEAEINPHFLYNALQAISTKALKNNNDDIVEMVDNLALTLRYCISGRDVVQAREELKHIERYLALQKARFGSRMQVEYDWNDSLLELRIPKLSIQTLVENCIKHALEKVSSTVTIRIEAHITAAHSVISVLDDGPGITEQRLQQVLSSLQIQWEDRGGEGAEEGDNESIGLKNLNTRLKLLYGEEAGLVIAGNEQGTRIDMRLPRGGLGQHVQSTDY, from the coding sequence GTGCTGGAGCGGGTTTCACGCCGCCTGGCCAACAAGCTGATTCTGCTGTTTACGATCATTATTATTCTGGTCGTTGCCTCACTGACGTTCATTTCTTACGGGATGCTGCGCAAGGAATCAGTGAACAACAGCATCTCCAGCACCCGCAGCAACCTGCTTCTGGTCGGGCGCAATCTGGAGAGTTATCTGGACGGGATCGGCCAGCTGTCGCTGCCGCAGATCTCTTATGATGAGTTCAATTATGCGATTCTGCATGAATCCGAGGACTATGCATCCAAGATGTATGTGGAGGATTATTTGAAGAATCTTTATTTTTCCCGCAGCGATCTGGAAGCGATTTATCTGTATGTCATCAAGGAGCACAAATATTATTATGTCACCAAGGAGAACTATAATATTACTGTCCGGGTGGTAGAGCATCCGCCGATTGAGAATCTCCCGTGGTACAAGCGGGCGCTGGCCAGTCCCTTCAACCGCTCGTATCAGTCCTTTGTGAAGGAGCGGACCCCGGAGGAGAGCCAAGGCGATTACCCTATCAATTCTGAGAAAAGCTTCATGGGCTATCACCGTCTGCTGCGTTCGATTGTGACCCGGGAGCCGCAGGCGGTTCTGTCCCTATACTTCAATTCCAGTGTGACGGATGAGATTATGAAGGATATTCCCTTTAGTGACGGGGAGCATCTGATGTATATCAGTCCGGACAATGAGCCGTTTGTGGTCGATGACCGTGAATTTTATCTGCAGAGTGAACAAGCGGGGCTGCTGGAGCAGCTGACCCCGGCCCAAGGCGGCCGCCTGACCTGGTCCGACACGGAGCAGAAGTATCTGGTGATGTATGACATCAGCCAAAAAGAGGGCTGGAAGCTCGTCAAGCCGATTCCCTACAAGCAGATTTATGAAGCGGCGACGACGACGCGCAAATTGAGCTATTCGATCGGGCTGCTGTTCCTGATTGTGTCCGTTGTTCTCGTCAGCTTCACCTCCAACAGAATCACGAATCCGCTGAAGAATCTGTCGCTGCAGATGAAGCGCTTCAGCACCGGCAGCTTCGATGCCGAAGCCGCTGTAGATGGAAACGATGAGATCGCCTATCTGTCCAGGCACTTTAACAAGATGGTAGAGAAGACGAACGAACTGATTAATGAACGGTACAAGATGAAGATTGTCGAGAAAAACGCTGTGCTAAAAGCGCTGGAGGCGGAGATCAATCCGCATTTCCTCTATAATGCGCTGCAGGCCATCTCCACCAAGGCACTCAAAAACAACAATGATGATATTGTCGAGATGGTGGACAACCTGGCGCTCACTCTGAGATACTGCATCAGCGGCAGGGATGTGGTGCAGGCCCGGGAGGAGCTGAAGCATATCGAACGTTATCTGGCGCTGCAAAAAGCCCGCTTCGGCAGCCGCATGCAGGTCGAATACGACTGGAATGACAGTCTGCTGGAGCTGAGGATTCCCAAGCTGTCGATTCAGACGCTGGTGGAGAACTGCATTAAGCACGCGCTGGAGAAGGTGTCCAGCACAGTTACCATCCGGATTGAAGCCCATATTACAGCTGCCCACAGTGTGATCTCTGTGCTGGATGATGGGCCGGGGATCACGGAGCAGCGGCTCCAGCAGGTGCTCAGCTCGCTGCAGATCCAGTGGGAGGACCGCGGGGGCGAAGGAGCTGAAGAAGGGGACAACGAAAGTATTGGTTTGAAGAATCTGAATACACGCCTGAAGCTCTTATACGGTGAAGAGGCAGGACTTGTTATTGCCGGCAATGAGCAGGGCACACGGATAGATATGCGGTTACCGCGGGGAGGGCTGGGACAACATGTACAAAGTACTGATTATTGA
- a CDS encoding carbohydrate ABC transporter permease, whose product MLKTLGRRWREKLDFGLFTLPVLICIAVAFYIPFVMTIRYSMTKWNGISKHPKFVGLDNFQQIFTGDSNFANSAWFTIKYAVLYIVIVNVLAILLAVLLDMKLKSTSWLRAAFFIPYILSLVIVGFIWKFIFMQGFNSLGESTGWSFFGLSWLGTPGLAFISILGVSIWQSIGFYLVIYIAGLQSVPDDLKEAATVDGAGAMRRFFSITLPLLAPSITISVFMALTNSIKVFDVILSLTGGGPGGTTYSIAYDIYRDTFQNNLYGYGTAKALILFLAVLVVTIIQLTVFKRREVEA is encoded by the coding sequence ATGTTAAAAACACTCGGCAGAAGATGGCGCGAGAAATTAGATTTCGGGCTGTTCACCCTCCCCGTTCTAATCTGTATCGCTGTTGCGTTCTACATTCCTTTTGTCATGACCATCCGGTATTCCATGACCAAGTGGAACGGAATCTCCAAACATCCCAAATTCGTCGGCCTGGATAATTTCCAGCAGATCTTTACCGGAGACAGCAACTTTGCCAATTCGGCATGGTTCACGATCAAATACGCGGTGCTCTACATTGTAATCGTTAACGTGCTGGCCATTCTGCTGGCCGTCCTGCTCGATATGAAGCTGAAGTCCACCTCCTGGCTGAGAGCGGCCTTTTTCATCCCTTACATTCTCAGCCTTGTGATTGTCGGCTTCATCTGGAAATTCATCTTCATGCAGGGCTTCAACTCCCTGGGGGAAAGCACAGGCTGGTCGTTCTTCGGGCTCAGCTGGCTGGGAACGCCGGGGCTGGCATTCATCTCGATTCTAGGGGTTTCCATCTGGCAGTCGATCGGATTCTACCTGGTGATTTATATCGCGGGCCTGCAGTCTGTACCTGACGATCTTAAGGAAGCTGCAACGGTGGACGGTGCCGGAGCGATGAGAAGATTCTTCAGCATTACGCTGCCGCTGCTTGCACCCTCCATTACAATCTCGGTCTTTATGGCACTGACCAACTCAATCAAGGTATTCGACGTCATTCTGTCGCTGACCGGTGGCGGTCCCGGAGGAACTACTTACAGTATCGCTTACGATATCTACCGGGATACCTTCCAGAATAATCTATACGGATACGGAACCGCGAAAGCGCTTATCCTGTTCCTGGCTGTACTGGTCGTAACGATCATCCAGCTGACAGTCTTCAAACGAAGAGAGGTAGAGGCATAA
- a CDS encoding carbohydrate ABC transporter permease, with protein MKTNNTKAGRIILEVVLVILSLLFLYPLFLTIINSLKSFSEVMTDVIALPQHLALSNYSYVWKFINYPRLFLNNFIITGLGLLGIVFISSIAAYKLARTKSRLSGIIYFLCIMPMLIPFQSIMLTVLQTAKNLNLSESTWGLGLLYWGFGAPLAVFIYHGFVKGIPTEIDESATIDGASSFRLFFSVIFPLLKSVTTTIVIIDVMWIWNDFLLPLLMVNGSPDTKTLTLAAYTFVGQYTSDWQYAMTAMVMAVLPSIIVFIFLQKYIVKGVVAGAVKG; from the coding sequence ATGAAAACAAACAACACCAAAGCAGGCCGGATCATTCTCGAAGTGGTTCTGGTGATCCTCTCTCTTCTGTTCCTGTATCCGCTGTTCCTGACGATCATCAACTCGTTAAAAAGCTTCAGCGAGGTCATGACGGATGTTATCGCTCTGCCACAGCATCTGGCGCTCAGCAACTACTCTTATGTCTGGAAATTTATCAACTATCCGAGATTGTTCCTGAACAACTTCATCATTACCGGCCTTGGCCTGCTGGGCATCGTGTTCATCTCTTCCATTGCCGCCTATAAGCTGGCACGGACCAAATCCAGACTCAGCGGAATCATCTACTTCCTGTGCATTATGCCGATGCTGATTCCGTTCCAATCCATCATGCTGACCGTGCTGCAAACCGCCAAGAACCTGAACCTCTCCGAGAGCACCTGGGGACTGGGGCTGCTGTATTGGGGCTTCGGCGCACCGCTGGCCGTGTTCATCTATCATGGATTTGTAAAAGGCATCCCGACAGAGATCGACGAGAGCGCCACAATCGACGGCGCCTCCAGCTTCCGGCTGTTCTTCAGTGTCATCTTCCCGCTGCTGAAATCGGTCACGACGACCATTGTCATCATCGACGTGATGTGGATCTGGAATGACTTCCTGCTCCCGCTCCTGATGGTCAACGGCTCGCCGGATACGAAGACGCTGACGCTGGCCGCCTACACCTTCGTCGGACAGTACACTTCCGACTGGCAGTATGCGATGACAGCGATGGTAATGGCCGTGCTGCCTTCCATCATCGTGTTCATCTTCCTTCAGAAATACATCGTCAAAGGCGTAGTGGCCGGAGCGGTGAAGGGCTGA